The following coding sequences are from one Bacteroidota bacterium window:
- a CDS encoding PKD domain-containing protein produces the protein MKRILPIIIFNFCAAGCFLFAQNPFQQYTFYPLDSLAGFDFQQCWSNAVEKNILTKDIPGYFKKEQKKFLQQKYPYQYPSNSNTTKKHTLPTPQASCTNMGFESGSFSGWTGYSGNNNDSQLPLSNLTPGLVPSPGGAVNQPAGTCGNRHTLVDASLGTDGCGGFSVVSPLTGSYSAMLNDNCSGDQGSVLEQTFTVSNLNTMLTIAYAVVLEDGGHTQNEQPYFRAEVLDQNGNPINCLVYTIIAQNGSTPGFFQSTTCGIDYYYKPWTTSSFNVAGYVGQNITVRFTVSNCSQMGHYGYAYVDAMCGPMAMLSSSPAVCGTNQVTLTAPPGAQSYQWSTVNGLGNIVGTTTNQTVIINQGGHYQVTVTPTTGAACAYTLDSIIPGIPTAPVANFQATTVCQGQPTLFTDNSTPLGLLTSWDWDFNNNGSSDDNTQNPSHTFPNSGTIPVKLTVSASGGLCVKDTVISVTVNSGPNIQANNNGPFCAGTTVQLTANGGVSYQWTGPNGFTSTNQNDSIVNPTLASSGNYTVVGTNASGCSTSDVTSVSISSSNFATASNDPGTYCEGETVTLNSSGGVSYSWTGPSGYTSAQQNATITGVLQTQAGTFSVVVTDANGCQGVATTNISVMPAPTAQFTASDVCIGTPVQFTNTSTTGTSSAWTFGDGNASIQNNPSHNYNSAGNQTVSLTVTDPAGCSNTATQQVLVHDNPTVTFTSDKISGCPELCVNFLNTSSVNYGDQVASQTWLFENGETSTLPNPAICFDSTGFYNVSLSVVSDAGCSSSSTINNYIQVYPVPVADFNANPNNTSILTPLITFINKSDNISGFTWYFGDGKTENTEENPTHEYSETGTYYASLVVINENGCKDSTSRRIQINPDWILYAPNTFTPNGDGINDEFRFSNYGVKEAEYFIYDRWGILIFKSNDINTAWNGKVQGKSDLAQVDVYICKLRFTDVFGRAHSQVLDINLIR, from the coding sequence ATGAAACGTATTTTACCAATTATTATTTTTAATTTTTGCGCAGCAGGCTGTTTCCTCTTTGCTCAAAATCCATTTCAACAATATACCTTTTACCCGCTTGATTCCCTTGCAGGATTTGATTTTCAGCAATGTTGGAGCAATGCAGTTGAAAAAAATATTTTAACAAAAGATATTCCCGGATACTTTAAAAAAGAACAAAAAAAATTTCTTCAACAAAAATACCCATACCAATACCCTTCTAACTCTAACACTACTAAAAAACACACACTTCCTACCCCACAGGCGTCCTGCACCAATATGGGATTTGAGTCGGGCTCATTCAGTGGCTGGACAGGCTACTCAGGTAACAACAACGACTCACAACTCCCATTATCAAATCTAACACCAGGCTTGGTTCCCAGTCCCGGAGGAGCTGTTAATCAACCTGCCGGCACATGCGGCAATAGACATACACTAGTTGATGCTTCACTTGGAACAGATGGGTGTGGAGGATTTTCAGTAGTTTCACCATTAACAGGGAGTTATTCCGCTATGTTAAATGACAATTGTAGTGGAGATCAAGGATCTGTATTAGAACAAACATTTACCGTAAGCAATCTAAACACCATGCTTACCATTGCTTATGCTGTTGTGTTAGAGGACGGTGGTCATACACAAAACGAGCAGCCCTACTTTAGAGCAGAAGTGCTCGACCAAAACGGAAATCCAATTAATTGTTTGGTTTATACCATAATTGCCCAAAATGGATCTACACCAGGATTCTTTCAAAGTACAACTTGTGGGATTGATTATTACTATAAACCATGGACAACATCTTCTTTTAATGTTGCTGGATATGTTGGTCAGAATATTACAGTGCGCTTCACAGTCTCTAATTGTTCACAAATGGGGCATTATGGCTACGCCTATGTAGATGCAATGTGTGGGCCAATGGCGATGTTATCTTCCTCGCCTGCTGTATGTGGCACCAATCAAGTAACACTAACAGCCCCTCCGGGCGCTCAATCGTACCAATGGAGCACCGTAAATGGTCTTGGAAATATTGTTGGGACTACAACGAATCAAACAGTAATAATTAACCAAGGGGGACACTATCAAGTTACAGTAACACCAACAACAGGCGCAGCATGCGCTTATACATTAGATTCTATTATTCCAGGAATTCCTACTGCACCGGTAGCTAACTTTCAAGCAACTACCGTTTGCCAAGGGCAACCTACCCTATTTACAGACAATTCAACACCACTTGGTCTCTTAACTTCATGGGATTGGGATTTTAATAACAATGGTAGTTCTGACGATAACACTCAAAACCCTTCGCATACATTTCCAAATTCAGGCACTATTCCTGTAAAGCTCACTGTTTCGGCTTCAGGAGGATTGTGCGTAAAAGACACGGTTATTAGTGTTACAGTTAATTCCGGTCCAAATATTCAAGCAAACAACAATGGTCCATTCTGCGCAGGAACAACTGTGCAGTTAACTGCAAATGGCGGTGTTTCTTACCAATGGACTGGGCCCAATGGATTTACATCAACTAATCAAAATGATTCTATAGTAAACCCAACGCTTGCTAGTTCCGGCAACTACACGGTTGTAGGTACAAATGCAAGCGGTTGCAGCACTAGCGATGTAACTAGTGTTTCAATTTCCTCTAGCAATTTTGCTACCGCCTCTAACGATCCGGGCACGTATTGTGAAGGAGAAACAGTTACACTAAATTCTTCCGGAGGCGTGAGTTATTCATGGACAGGCCCATCCGGATATACCTCTGCTCAACAAAATGCAACTATAACGGGTGTGCTTCAAACACAAGCCGGTACCTTTTCTGTAGTCGTTACCGATGCAAATGGATGTCAAGGTGTGGCAACAACAAATATTAGTGTAATGCCGGCCCCTACTGCCCAGTTTACCGCTTCTGATGTATGTATTGGCACTCCAGTTCAATTTACAAATACCAGCACCACTGGAACTTCCAGCGCATGGACTTTTGGAGATGGCAATGCATCTATACAAAACAATCCATCACACAATTACAATAGTGCCGGAAATCAAACAGTTTCACTAACTGTTACAGATCCTGCAGGATGTAGCAATACGGCAACACAGCAAGTATTGGTTCACGACAACCCCACAGTAACTTTTACTTCCGACAAAATTTCAGGATGCCCCGAACTGTGTGTTAATTTTTTAAATACATCTAGCGTTAATTATGGCGACCAAGTGGCATCTCAAACTTGGTTGTTTGAAAATGGAGAAACAAGTACACTTCCTAATCCTGCTATTTGCTTTGACAGTACAGGTTTTTATAATGTATCTTTGTCTGTTGTGTCGGACGCAGGCTGCTCCTCCTCTTCAACAATCAACAACTACATTCAAGTATATCCCGTTCCGGTAGCCGATTTTAATGCAAATCCAAACAACACATCTATTTTAACACCTCTTATTACATTTATTAATAAATCTGATAATATTTCCGGATTTACCTGGTATTTTGGAGATGGCAAAACTGAAAATACGGAAGAAAATCCAACACATGAATATTCAGAAACCGGCACCTATTATGCATCGTTGGTTGTAATAAATGAAAACGGCTGCAAAGACTCCACCAGCAGACGAATTCAAATAAACCCCGATTGGATTCTATATGCTCCCAATACATTTACCCCTAACGGAGATGGTATAAATGACGAATTTAGATTTTCTAATTATGGCGTTAAGGAGGCTGAGTATTTTATTTACGACCGATGGGGAATTTTGATTTTTAAGAGCAATGATATCAATACCGCTTGGAATGGGAAAGTACAAGGCAAGTCAGACTTAGCGCAAGTTGATGTATATATTTGCAAACTACGATTTACCGATGTTTTTGGCCGTGCACACTCTCAGGTGCTGGATATAAATCTTATTCGGTAA
- a CDS encoding PKD domain-containing protein, which translates to MDVNLIGFMYVKLKSIAFFLCVSLTLSANLFNIANIDSVPGFNLDSCIAEMKAQNISAVDYNGYINRQKALFLTKNASPYFKTNNSNSHLLPQAMPPCTNIDFETGNFTGWTAYEGYNSNSLSPLTSVVTGLKPAPNGAFNQPPSTGCSGWGNSGNRHTIVTSALGNDAYGGFPVTSPLAGNHSVLLNNDCTGGYGSFIEQQFSVSTTNSMLTIAYAIVLEDGGHDSTSQPYFRAEVLDQNGNPIQCLAYDVVINSGGGNTGFIKSTSATCGTWCDTYYKPWTVSAFNLSAYIGQNVTVRFTVADCAFSGHYGYAYVDARCGPMSLLTSSPAVCGNKTVTITGPAGMQSYQWAVLNGQGNIIGSTTNQTLLINQGGHYQVTVTPVTGSGCAYTIDSIIPGIPISPTAQFVTDTVCFGKTTSFTDLSLPTASVTAWLWDFDNNGTNDASIQNPTYQYSVTGVQPVKLTITAGPCVIDTTIDVLVDTIPKPVISNGGTYCEGKTVALSTSGSPVYSWKGPGTFTSSDSVLIFSPGMAANSGVYSLTVTDPTGCKAIASQTLQFNVNNFATASSSPAVLCAGATISLSSSGGVTYSWTGPGGYTSTQQNPIFVNAAFSNSGTYTVVATDANGCISKASTYAQINPVPVASFTPGITCSGDPMPHTNLSTGQGNTYQWRFSDGASSTQVSPLHNYTTPGAVSTTLIATNIFGCKDTAIQNTFVHPLPTILYTSDIDSGCTDLCVNFINQSSIALNETIASYYWQFGDSLKSTSTQANPNFCYTQSGFYTVSLTAVSAYGCRDSSFIPNMIFAYPGIIADYVLAPQTATILSPLITFYNYTLDTTAYHWYFGDGTESTSILEPRHEYQNIGTYDTKLVVTNQYGCMDSLSQRVYIEGDWSFYVPNTFTPNNDTKNDKFEIESYGLKDLSYKIYNRWGEIIFEGQNITATWDGTTAGKEAKIGVYICRINYTDAFGKPHEVTTHITLLR; encoded by the coding sequence TTGGACGTTAATCTTATTGGCTTCATGTATGTAAAACTTAAATCTATCGCTTTTTTCCTTTGTGTTTCATTAACACTTAGTGCAAACCTATTTAACATAGCCAATATAGATAGTGTACCTGGTTTTAACTTAGATTCCTGCATAGCAGAAATGAAAGCGCAAAACATTTCTGCTGTTGACTATAATGGCTACATAAATAGACAAAAAGCACTTTTTTTGACAAAAAATGCCTCCCCGTACTTTAAAACAAATAACTCTAATTCGCATCTGCTTCCACAAGCAATGCCACCATGTACAAACATTGACTTTGAAACAGGTAATTTTACCGGTTGGACTGCTTATGAGGGATACAATAGTAATTCACTTAGCCCATTGACATCGGTAGTAACTGGCCTTAAACCAGCTCCCAATGGAGCATTTAATCAGCCACCCAGTACCGGCTGTTCTGGTTGGGGTAATAGTGGGAATAGACATACCATAGTTACCTCTGCATTGGGAAATGATGCTTATGGTGGATTTCCCGTTACATCTCCATTAGCAGGAAATCATTCAGTACTTCTTAACAATGATTGCACAGGTGGGTATGGCTCATTTATAGAACAGCAATTTTCTGTTTCTACAACAAACTCCATGCTTACAATTGCGTATGCAATTGTATTGGAAGATGGAGGTCATGATTCAACATCTCAACCTTATTTCAGAGCAGAGGTATTAGACCAAAATGGCAATCCTATCCAATGTTTAGCATACGATGTAGTTATAAATAGTGGGGGCGGGAATACTGGCTTCATTAAAAGCACAAGTGCTACCTGTGGAACATGGTGTGATACATATTACAAACCTTGGACAGTTAGCGCTTTTAACCTTTCTGCTTACATAGGACAAAATGTGACCGTTCGATTTACGGTGGCTGACTGCGCATTTAGCGGACATTATGGATATGCTTATGTAGATGCTAGATGCGGTCCAATGAGTCTTTTGACATCTTCCCCCGCAGTATGCGGGAACAAAACAGTTACAATTACAGGTCCAGCTGGAATGCAGTCGTATCAATGGGCTGTACTTAATGGACAAGGAAACATAATAGGCTCTACGACTAACCAAACCTTATTAATCAACCAAGGTGGGCACTATCAAGTTACAGTTACTCCTGTAACCGGATCTGGCTGTGCATATACAATAGATAGCATTATACCGGGAATACCAATAAGCCCAACGGCACAATTTGTTACAGATACAGTATGCTTTGGGAAAACCACTTCTTTTACTGATTTATCGTTACCAACAGCAAGTGTTACCGCATGGCTATGGGATTTTGACAACAATGGAACAAACGATGCCTCTATTCAAAATCCAACTTATCAATACAGCGTTACCGGAGTGCAGCCCGTTAAACTTACAATTACAGCCGGACCGTGTGTAATTGACACTACAATTGACGTTCTGGTCGATACCATACCCAAGCCCGTCATAAGCAATGGTGGTACCTATTGTGAGGGAAAAACAGTTGCACTAAGTACTAGTGGTTCGCCAGTTTATAGCTGGAAAGGTCCTGGCACATTTACCTCCTCCGATTCCGTATTAATTTTTTCGCCTGGAATGGCAGCTAATTCGGGAGTATATAGCCTTACTGTTACCGACCCTACCGGCTGTAAAGCAATTGCGAGCCAAACACTTCAATTTAACGTAAATAACTTTGCTACAGCATCAAGCAGCCCTGCAGTTTTGTGTGCTGGGGCAACAATTAGCTTATCTTCATCAGGAGGCGTTACTTATAGCTGGACAGGCCCTGGAGGCTATACAAGTACGCAACAAAATCCAATATTTGTTAACGCAGCCTTTTCTAATTCTGGTACATATACTGTAGTAGCTACAGATGCTAATGGTTGTATAAGTAAGGCATCTACGTATGCTCAAATTAATCCTGTGCCAGTTGCTTCGTTTACCCCAGGCATAACGTGCTCCGGAGACCCAATGCCTCATACTAATTTATCCACTGGTCAAGGAAATACCTACCAATGGAGATTTAGTGATGGCGCCTCCTCAACACAAGTTAGCCCATTACACAACTATACTACACCTGGAGCTGTTTCTACAACACTAATTGCCACCAATATTTTTGGATGTAAAGACACTGCAATACAAAATACATTTGTTCACCCTTTACCTACAATTCTTTATACATCCGATATAGATTCGGGGTGTACGGATTTGTGTGTTAATTTTATCAATCAATCGTCTATTGCTTTAAACGAAACAATTGCTAGTTATTATTGGCAATTTGGAGATTCATTAAAATCAACATCAACACAAGCAAATCCTAATTTCTGTTATACCCAAAGTGGTTTTTATACAGTTTCGTTAACCGCAGTATCTGCGTATGGTTGTAGAGATAGCAGTTTTATACCGAACATGATTTTTGCGTATCCCGGTATTATTGCCGATTACGTGCTTGCTCCACAAACTGCTACAATATTAAGTCCGTTAATTACATTCTATAACTATACACTTGATACAACTGCCTACCACTGGTATTTTGGAGATGGTACGGAAAGCACCTCTATTTTAGAGCCAAGACACGAGTACCAAAATATTGGAACCTACGACACCAAATTGGTGGTAACAAACCAATATGGCTGTATGGACTCTTTATCGCAAAGAGTTTATATAGAAGGCGATTGGTCGTTTTATGTTCCTAATACATTTACTCCTAATAACGATACTAAGAATGATAAATTTGAAATTGAATCGTATGGCTTAAAAGACCTTAGCTATAAGATTTACAATAGGTGGGGCGAAATTATTTTTGAAGGACAAAACATAACCGCAACTTGGGATGGAACTACTGCCGGAAAAGAAGCGAAAATTGGAGTTTATATTTGCAGAATAAATTACACAGACGCGTTTGGGAAACCTCATGAAGTAACTACACACATTACGTTGTTGAGATAA
- a CDS encoding DUF389 domain-containing protein — protein MNENTLVQAVKNIIKYRFNLDDDSGNEDDVVSAIRKGVEFRGTNLWTLIFAIIIASVGLNVNSTAVIIGAMLISPLMGPIMGIGLGAGVFDFELIKYAAKNLLIATIIGLLSSAIYFFISPLHTAQSELLARTSPTIWDVLIAFFGGLAGIVANSRKNISNVIPGVAIATALMPPLCTAGYGLSMGNLSYFSGAFYLYLINCVFISLATFLMIRFLKFKPIQFIDKGFEIRIKKIIWTIVVFTMLPSIYLAYRFVSNEIFIQRAEKFIHDELKMANVVVLEKNISPENKKIKISVLGEKESNSLYKIMISKKDKYKLGTADIMINQLGDNNYRENLSEIKSGVLEEIYLKREEEMGEKEKQISQLENKIKQASKLNIMDSIFFKEFEAIYGKPQRLSVYIAPVYSTPSSRDTTVCVYIQTLNGIPNIKVSQLEDWIRVKTSIREVKVFIEPK, from the coding sequence ATGAATGAAAATACTTTAGTTCAGGCCGTTAAAAATATTATCAAGTATCGTTTCAACCTAGATGACGATAGTGGGAATGAAGATGACGTAGTTTCTGCGATAAGGAAGGGTGTTGAATTTAGAGGTACGAACCTATGGACTTTAATCTTTGCTATAATTATTGCTTCAGTCGGTTTAAATGTAAATTCTACAGCAGTTATTATTGGCGCTATGTTAATATCACCGCTAATGGGACCAATAATGGGTATAGGTCTGGGTGCTGGAGTATTTGATTTTGAACTAATAAAATATGCAGCAAAAAATTTATTGATAGCAACAATTATTGGATTACTTTCCTCTGCCATCTATTTTTTTATAAGTCCTTTACACACCGCACAGTCTGAGCTGTTGGCAAGAACCTCGCCTACCATTTGGGATGTATTAATTGCATTTTTTGGTGGTTTAGCAGGTATTGTTGCAAACTCAAGAAAAAATATAAGTAATGTTATTCCGGGTGTTGCAATTGCTACAGCATTGATGCCACCGCTTTGCACTGCCGGATATGGTTTAAGCATGGGCAATTTAAGCTATTTCTCAGGAGCATTTTACCTGTATTTAATAAATTGTGTTTTTATAAGCCTCGCTACTTTTTTAATGATACGGTTTCTGAAATTTAAACCAATTCAATTTATTGACAAGGGATTTGAAATTAGAATAAAAAAAATTATTTGGACTATAGTAGTTTTCACTATGCTTCCAAGTATTTACTTGGCTTACAGGTTTGTATCTAATGAAATCTTTATACAAAGAGCAGAGAAATTTATTCATGATGAATTAAAGATGGCAAACGTTGTTGTTCTTGAAAAGAACATTAGTCCTGAAAATAAAAAAATAAAAATTTCGGTGCTTGGTGAAAAAGAATCCAATTCTTTGTATAAAATAATGATTTCGAAAAAAGATAAATACAAATTGGGAACGGCAGATATAATGATTAATCAATTGGGAGATAATAATTACAGGGAAAATTTATCAGAAATTAAATCAGGAGTTTTGGAGGAAATATATTTAAAACGGGAGGAGGAAATGGGTGAGAAAGAAAAGCAGATAAGTCAATTGGAAAATAAAATTAAGCAAGCCTCCAAATTAAACATAATGGATTCAATATTTTTTAAGGAATTTGAAGCAATCTATGGCAAACCACAAAGGCTTTCTGTTTATATAGCTCCTGTTTATTCAACCCCATCTTCACGCGATACAACTGTATGTGTTTATATACAAACTCTAAATGGCATTCCAAATATTAAAGTGAGTCAGCTCGAAGATTGGATTAGAGTGAAGACTTCTATTAGGGAGGTAAAGGTTTTTATTGAACCGAAATAA
- a CDS encoding Crp/Fnr family transcriptional regulator, producing MEFDIKKYYFLSKPILDVLNLVEKKQLLDTSEKVNFEKGEILFTDGTYPKGFYQVLKGKVKIYQTDFNGNVQIVYIYTKNESFGFRPLLCSEKHPVTAQALENCTLLYIPKSEFNKLLSTSINFSNELLKNISYEYMVWVNRISAFGTKSLMSRLALALLILNEKYKPETILNKPIEITMSRGDLASYVGTSIEPLVRALKKLKVQKYIKSDRAKISIINREKLIELAQYI from the coding sequence ATGGAGTTCGATATAAAAAAATACTACTTCTTATCCAAGCCAATATTAGATGTGCTTAATTTGGTCGAAAAAAAGCAACTTTTAGACACTTCGGAGAAAGTAAACTTTGAAAAGGGAGAAATATTATTCACAGATGGTACATATCCTAAAGGATTTTATCAGGTATTAAAAGGTAAAGTAAAGATATACCAAACTGATTTTAATGGAAATGTTCAGATTGTATATATATATACAAAAAATGAATCTTTTGGTTTTCGACCACTTCTTTGTTCAGAAAAGCATCCGGTTACCGCGCAGGCTTTAGAAAACTGCACATTACTTTATATACCTAAAAGTGAGTTTAATAAGCTTCTAAGTACATCAATTAATTTTTCAAACGAACTTTTAAAGAACATTAGTTATGAATATATGGTATGGGTAAATCGAATTTCCGCATTTGGTACAAAATCATTAATGTCTCGGCTAGCTTTGGCCCTGTTAATTTTGAATGAAAAATATAAGCCCGAGACAATATTAAATAAGCCGATTGAAATTACTATGTCAAGAGGTGATTTGGCCTCATACGTAGGGACATCTATAGAACCACTTGTAAGAGCATTAAAAAAGTTGAAAGTTCAGAAATATATTAAATCTGACAGGGCAAAAATATCAATTATAAATAGGGAAAAGCTAATTGAATTAGCTCAGTACATTTAA
- a CDS encoding NifU family protein: MQTNAHLVEKIEEVLTQIRPYLQADGGDVSFVEITNDKRVILKLLGACQTCNMSHMTMKAGIEDAIKKSIPEIKSVESLTTLASV; the protein is encoded by the coding sequence ATGCAAACCAACGCTCATCTTGTCGAAAAAATTGAAGAGGTATTAACTCAGATAAGACCCTATTTACAAGCCGATGGAGGCGATGTGTCTTTTGTGGAAATAACAAACGACAAACGAGTTATTTTAAAACTGCTAGGTGCTTGCCAAACGTGCAACATGAGTCACATGACCATGAAAGCCGGAATTGAAGATGCTATTAAAAAATCTATACCCGAAATAAAATCAGTGGAATCATTAACTACTCTAGCTTCCGTTTAA
- the nhaD gene encoding sodium:proton antiporter NhaD produces the protein MHTAIIIVFILGYLLIVAEHFTKINKAAPALLTGVLCWTIYILSENDIHLVSENLMEHLSEISGILFFLMGAMAIVELIDAHDGFQIITDLIKTNKTRKLLWIISFIAFFLSAVLDNLTATIVVVSLLKKLISNTQRRLFFVGIVVIAANAGGAWSPIGDVTTTMLWIGGQVTSANIIAKLILPSIVCLLVPLTIISFKIKGNFIKPDLAKEDLKLASKFDRNVIFFSGVGVLLFVPIFKSATHLPPFMGMLFGLGLLWIISELLHKDKDEADKNVYSVVYALRKIDVPSILFFLGILVSVGALQSTGQLTDLASLMSEKIGNMNIIVLSIGLLSAIIDNVPLVAASMGMYDLSVYPTNHYFWEFLAYCAGTGGSALIIGSAAGVAAMGIEKIEFFGYLKKISWLALLGYIVGALTYILQSNI, from the coding sequence ATGCACACAGCTATAATTATAGTTTTTATTTTAGGATACTTACTAATTGTGGCAGAACACTTTACAAAGATTAACAAGGCCGCTCCAGCCTTATTAACGGGTGTTCTGTGTTGGACAATTTATATTCTTAGCGAAAACGACATTCACCTTGTTTCGGAAAATTTAATGGAGCACTTATCCGAAATTTCAGGAATATTGTTTTTTCTGATGGGGGCTATGGCAATAGTTGAACTAATAGATGCACACGATGGATTCCAAATAATTACAGATTTAATTAAAACAAATAAAACAAGAAAATTACTTTGGATAATTTCTTTTATTGCATTTTTTCTTTCAGCAGTTCTTGACAATCTAACTGCAACTATTGTTGTAGTTTCACTATTAAAAAAACTTATTTCCAATACTCAAAGAAGGTTGTTTTTTGTTGGTATTGTTGTTATTGCTGCAAATGCAGGAGGAGCGTGGTCTCCAATAGGTGATGTAACAACAACCATGCTATGGATCGGAGGGCAAGTTACAAGCGCTAACATTATTGCGAAATTAATTTTGCCAAGTATTGTCTGCTTACTTGTTCCGTTAACCATCATCTCATTTAAAATCAAAGGGAATTTTATTAAACCAGACTTAGCTAAAGAAGACCTTAAGCTGGCGAGTAAATTTGATAGGAACGTAATATTTTTTTCAGGCGTTGGAGTCTTATTGTTTGTTCCAATATTCAAATCAGCAACACACTTGCCTCCCTTTATGGGAATGTTATTTGGATTAGGATTATTGTGGATTATCTCAGAACTTCTTCATAAGGATAAGGATGAAGCGGACAAAAATGTATACTCAGTAGTATATGCATTGCGAAAAATTGATGTTCCGAGTATATTGTTTTTTCTGGGAATTTTAGTTTCAGTTGGGGCATTGCAATCAACTGGACAATTAACAGACTTAGCTTCATTGATGTCTGAAAAAATTGGCAATATGAATATTATTGTGTTGAGTATTGGATTGCTTTCTGCTATAATTGACAATGTACCACTTGTTGCCGCATCAATGGGAATGTATGATCTATCAGTATATCCTACTAACCATTATTTTTGGGAATTTCTTGCTTATTGTGCCGGTACTGGTGGAAGTGCTTTAATCATTGGTTCTGCTGCTGGAGTTGCTGCTATGGGGATTGAAAAAATTGAGTTTTTTGGGTATCTCAAAAAAATATCATGGCTTGCTTTGCTTGGATATATAGTTGGAGCACTGACTTATATACTTCAATCTAATATTTAA
- a CDS encoding Mrp/NBP35 family ATP-binding protein → MTLITKDTVLQALKNVDDPDLKKDIVTLGMVKDVAIDGLSISFTVELTTPACPMKDVIQRACENAILYYVDKNATVNITMTARVTSTRAGSKLPNIKNIIAVASGKGGVGKSTVASNLAVALVKQGASVGLVDADIYGPSQPIMFDVENVKPNITTIDGKNYIVPVENYGVKLLSIGFFADPSQAVVWRGPMASKALTQLFFDANWGDLDYMIIDLPPGTGDIHLSLVQSVPLTGAIIVTTPQQVALADAKKGIAMFDMPMIKVPVLGVVENMAYFTPAELPSNKYYIFGRDGGKQLAEKLEVPFLGEIPIVQSICEAGDAGRPVVLQNNTPQAKAFENIAQLVAQQVAISNANKSGKKEAIIS, encoded by the coding sequence ATGACTTTAATTACAAAAGACACCGTACTACAAGCGCTAAAAAATGTAGATGATCCTGATTTAAAAAAGGATATTGTTACACTTGGAATGGTTAAGGATGTTGCTATTGACGGCTTATCAATTTCTTTCACAGTAGAACTTACAACTCCTGCATGCCCCATGAAAGATGTAATTCAGAGGGCTTGCGAAAATGCAATTTTATACTACGTTGACAAAAATGCCACTGTAAACATAACTATGACGGCTCGTGTTACCAGTACCAGAGCAGGTTCAAAACTTCCGAACATAAAAAATATTATTGCTGTCGCCTCCGGAAAAGGAGGTGTAGGAAAATCTACCGTAGCCTCTAATTTAGCAGTAGCGTTGGTAAAACAAGGTGCTAGCGTTGGGTTAGTAGATGCAGACATCTATGGTCCATCTCAACCTATCATGTTTGATGTTGAAAATGTGAAACCTAATATTACCACTATTGACGGCAAAAACTATATTGTTCCGGTAGAAAATTACGGGGTTAAACTTTTGTCTATTGGTTTTTTTGCTGACCCTTCTCAAGCTGTGGTATGGCGAGGACCGATGGCCTCCAAGGCGCTGACACAATTATTTTTTGATGCCAATTGGGGCGATTTAGATTATATGATAATTGATTTGCCTCCTGGCACAGGTGATATTCATTTGTCTCTGGTTCAATCGGTACCGCTTACGGGTGCTATAATCGTAACCACCCCACAACAAGTGGCATTAGCGGATGCAAAAAAAGGAATTGCCATGTTTGATATGCCCATGATAAAAGTACCGGTGCTTGGCGTGGTAGAAAATATGGCCTATTTTACGCCTGCAGAATTACCATCCAACAAATATTACATTTTTGGTCGTGATGGAGGGAAACAACTTGCAGAAAAACTAGAGGTACCCTTTTTAGGCGAAATCCCTATTGTACAAAGCATTTGCGAAGCAGGAGACGCAGGTCGGCCTGTTGTGCTGCAGAACAATACCCCTCAAGCAAAAGCCTTTGAAAACATTGCACAGCTGGTGGCACAACAAGTAGCAATTTCCAACGCTAATAAATCTGGTAAAAAAGAAGCAATTATAAGTTAA